The Acetobacter oryzifermentans genomic interval TTCTGCTTTTTCATCCTCTAGTTCATGCGCAGCGGCAGGAAACAGTAAGCGTGGCGGAATGATGCGAGAGCGTAGGGCAAGCGCATTGGTTTCTCCCGCAGCGCGTAAATCTGCCATCAATGCCCGTAAGGAGCGGTAACGCAGTTCCAGCGTTTCTGTATCCACCACCGGCAACGCAAACCCGGCCCGCTGAAGTAACGAGACACAGCTTTGTTGCGTGGGTAAGGGTGATACGCGGGGTGAAACACCATCGCTTAATGCCAGTTCAGCCATTTCCAACGCCTGCCGCAAAGGCCGTAACGTAGGTAAAATGGGAATACTGGCCAAAAAGAGCCCATCAGGCCGCAGAATAGAGCGGATTTGGTGGAATAAACCCGGCAGATCATTCACCCAATGGAGGGAAAGGCTGGCAATCACCAGATCAAAACTGCCGGGGGCAAAAGGGAGGCGTTCTTCATCAGCGCAAAGGCTTGGGGTGGATGCGCAACGTGCCTGTGCTTCTGAAAGATCGCAGGTAATGGTTGGAATATTTCTGCGTTTCAGCCCTTGGCAGATAATGCCCCGG includes:
- a CDS encoding methyltransferase domain-containing protein; the encoded protein is MDVPVIFDRKAVRLHRERAARTQHATAPILEAAADILLDRLDDVMRSFSSALDIGGRGIICQGLKRRNIPTITCDLSEAQARCASTPSLCADEERLPFAPGSFDLVIASLSLHWVNDLPGLFHQIRSILRPDGLFLASIPILPTLRPLRQALEMAELALSDGVSPRVSPLPTQQSCVSLLQRAGFALPVVDTETLELRYRSLRALMADLRAAGETNALALRSRIIPPRLLFPAAAHELEDEKAESFCMPLHMAILAAWSPSGNQPQPLTPGQFTHSLHDVLQQQPHPLTKP